The following coding sequences lie in one Oryctolagus cuniculus chromosome 7, mOryCun1.1, whole genome shotgun sequence genomic window:
- the LOC100338913 gene encoding low affinity immunoglobulin gamma Fc region receptor III-B isoform X2, translating to MGQPLPPVALLLLVSASSRADVPKALVLLDPPWASVLKDDHVTLKCQGLHPAGDNTTQWLHNGSLLSSQAPAYTITAARAEDGGEYRCQTGLSSLSDPVQLRVHLDWLVLQAPRWVFQEGEPIQLRCHSWKNKNLHKVTYLQNGRGLRYFHQNSDLHIPEATRNHSGSYFCRGLIGHHNVSSETVTITVQGPANPVVSSSVLPWHQIAFCLVMGLLLAADTGLYFSVQRDLRSSQRARKEHTLGWSLGSQDK from the exons ATGGGGCAGCCGCTGCCCCCAGTGGCTCTGCTGCTTCTAG TCTCAGCTTCCTCGCGGGCTG ATGTCCCCAAGGCGCTGGTGCTCCTGGACCCTCCGTGGGCCAGCGTGCTCAAGGATGACCATGTGACTCTCAAGTGCCAGGGGCTCCACCCTGCTGGGGACAACACCACACAGTGGCTGCACAACGGGAGCCTCCTCTCCAGCCAGGCCCCCGCCTACACCatcacagctgccagggctgaaGATGGGGGCGAGTACAGGTGCCAGACGGGCCTGTCCTCGCTCAGCGACCCGGTGCAGCTGCGTGTCCATCTCG ACTGGCTGGTGCTCCAGGCCCCGCGGTGGGTGTTCCAGGAAGGGGAGCCCATTCAGCTGAGGTGCCACAGCTGGAAGAACAAAAACCTGCACAAGGTCACCTATCTCCAGAATGGCAGAGGCCTGAGGTATTTCCATCAAAATTCCGACCTCCACATTCCAGAAGCCACGCGCAACCACAGTGGCTCCTACTTCTGCAGGGGCCTCATCGGGCATCACAACGTGTCCTCGGAGACTGTGACCATCACTGTTCAAG GTCCAGCAAATCCAGTCGTCTCGTCCTCCGTTCTCCCCTGGCACCAGATCGCCTTCTGCCTGGTGATGGGACTCCTGCTTGCAGCAGACACGGGGCTGTACTTCTCCGTGCAGAGAGACCTCCGGAGCTCACAGAGGGCCAGGAAAGAGCACACACTGGGGTGGAGCCTGGGATCTCAGGACAAGTGA
- the LOC100338913 gene encoding low affinity immunoglobulin gamma Fc region receptor III-B isoform X1: MGQPLPPVALLLLVSASSRAADVPKALVLLDPPWASVLKDDHVTLKCQGLHPAGDNTTQWLHNGSLLSSQAPAYTITAARAEDGGEYRCQTGLSSLSDPVQLRVHLDWLVLQAPRWVFQEGEPIQLRCHSWKNKNLHKVTYLQNGRGLRYFHQNSDLHIPEATRNHSGSYFCRGLIGHHNVSSETVTITVQGPANPVVSSSVLPWHQIAFCLVMGLLLAADTGLYFSVQRDLRSSQRARKEHTLGWSLGSQDK, from the exons ATGGGGCAGCCGCTGCCCCCAGTGGCTCTGCTGCTTCTAG TCTCAGCTTCCTCGCGGGCTG CAGATGTCCCCAAGGCGCTGGTGCTCCTGGACCCTCCGTGGGCCAGCGTGCTCAAGGATGACCATGTGACTCTCAAGTGCCAGGGGCTCCACCCTGCTGGGGACAACACCACACAGTGGCTGCACAACGGGAGCCTCCTCTCCAGCCAGGCCCCCGCCTACACCatcacagctgccagggctgaaGATGGGGGCGAGTACAGGTGCCAGACGGGCCTGTCCTCGCTCAGCGACCCGGTGCAGCTGCGTGTCCATCTCG ACTGGCTGGTGCTCCAGGCCCCGCGGTGGGTGTTCCAGGAAGGGGAGCCCATTCAGCTGAGGTGCCACAGCTGGAAGAACAAAAACCTGCACAAGGTCACCTATCTCCAGAATGGCAGAGGCCTGAGGTATTTCCATCAAAATTCCGACCTCCACATTCCAGAAGCCACGCGCAACCACAGTGGCTCCTACTTCTGCAGGGGCCTCATCGGGCATCACAACGTGTCCTCGGAGACTGTGACCATCACTGTTCAAG GTCCAGCAAATCCAGTCGTCTCGTCCTCCGTTCTCCCCTGGCACCAGATCGCCTTCTGCCTGGTGATGGGACTCCTGCTTGCAGCAGACACGGGGCTGTACTTCTCCGTGCAGAGAGACCTCCGGAGCTCACAGAGGGCCAGGAAAGAGCACACACTGGGGTGGAGCCTGGGATCTCAGGACAAGTGA
- the LOC100338913 gene encoding low affinity immunoglobulin gamma Fc region receptor III-B isoform X3 — MGQPLPPVALLLLADVPKALVLLDPPWASVLKDDHVTLKCQGLHPAGDNTTQWLHNGSLLSSQAPAYTITAARAEDGGEYRCQTGLSSLSDPVQLRVHLDWLVLQAPRWVFQEGEPIQLRCHSWKNKNLHKVTYLQNGRGLRYFHQNSDLHIPEATRNHSGSYFCRGLIGHHNVSSETVTITVQGPANPVVSSSVLPWHQIAFCLVMGLLLAADTGLYFSVQRDLRSSQRARKEHTLGWSLGSQDK; from the exons ATGGGGCAGCCGCTGCCCCCAGTGGCTCTGCTGCTTCTAG CAGATGTCCCCAAGGCGCTGGTGCTCCTGGACCCTCCGTGGGCCAGCGTGCTCAAGGATGACCATGTGACTCTCAAGTGCCAGGGGCTCCACCCTGCTGGGGACAACACCACACAGTGGCTGCACAACGGGAGCCTCCTCTCCAGCCAGGCCCCCGCCTACACCatcacagctgccagggctgaaGATGGGGGCGAGTACAGGTGCCAGACGGGCCTGTCCTCGCTCAGCGACCCGGTGCAGCTGCGTGTCCATCTCG ACTGGCTGGTGCTCCAGGCCCCGCGGTGGGTGTTCCAGGAAGGGGAGCCCATTCAGCTGAGGTGCCACAGCTGGAAGAACAAAAACCTGCACAAGGTCACCTATCTCCAGAATGGCAGAGGCCTGAGGTATTTCCATCAAAATTCCGACCTCCACATTCCAGAAGCCACGCGCAACCACAGTGGCTCCTACTTCTGCAGGGGCCTCATCGGGCATCACAACGTGTCCTCGGAGACTGTGACCATCACTGTTCAAG GTCCAGCAAATCCAGTCGTCTCGTCCTCCGTTCTCCCCTGGCACCAGATCGCCTTCTGCCTGGTGATGGGACTCCTGCTTGCAGCAGACACGGGGCTGTACTTCTCCGTGCAGAGAGACCTCCGGAGCTCACAGAGGGCCAGGAAAGAGCACACACTGGGGTGGAGCCTGGGATCTCAGGACAAGTGA